ggcagttaaaaattgattcataggtatcacggttgatatcgattttctgaaaattgaatcgcagtactttttttaaccagcaggcccgccgcctacacaagtgtaggcggcgggcggagtctgctaatactttctttctggctgccttctgctcttaaacatgttcataaatgattccttacccctttagcaccgaaagaatatctgtaatattacttgaatatctgtaaaagtcacgtttttctattagcgctgtctgctagcatagcttctcttcttcactgcaagatatctgcatgccaaccgaccactgggttaccagcgccctctgctggtccaaacaaatatgacgtaaatcagtgcaatcacggtttttttttttttaaagtccaattgttaaggcacaaaatacattttcagttgcacttttaaaagaaaaagaactattatgcagttttgcattgtttattatagaaccagaatttaaattaacaggcttcattttcatttgtattattcctttatttatttcattcaagatttatttttagttaaattgcattgttttgaatagtttatcaaggaattcttttgacaatgataaataaaaggaaaataatacagtattttctagtttttttcccaaaaaaaaaattgtctacagtcccactttgtaaaataaatcgtgagagaatcgtatcgtgaacccagtatcgtgaatcgaatcgtatcgggagttgagtgaattgttacatccctactccacacatttcacaactgacctaaatgtccctgacgttccaccttcaaacacaacctaatttggccatccatgaaaaagctacttaatcTCCCATTTTTCCATAGcaacacatacttcctacggacaCTGGGCATACGCAGaccgaccggaattaacttcaAGCGGAATGTTCACAAGAAAGAAGAATTTAAGTCTGTTTACACTGCCAGATTTCATCCCGATTCAGAAGattttggttttgttgttgttgaaaaaGTTACCTAACCGCCCACTTTTCtctagcaatacatacttcttACGGGCACTGAAATAGTTAAACAAGAATGCATACAAACTAACAGAACATTggactgaaaaaaacaaaaaaacaacactaattcAAAAACAACCCATCCAAACTAACAAATCATGAAAATTAAacccaaaaaacccaaaaacttACCCACAGATCCCAACTCATGACAGTTGTTCCGGCTGAGCTGTAATTAGTAATCTTAATGCAGCTGTGACTAATTACACTAGTGGCACTAGTCGTCAGTACtcagtaaaagtatagatacttgactctgacaaaagtaaaagtactgaagttgctcccttacatgagtaaaagtataaaaaaagacatgctactaaatgtatttgattaaaaaaagtaaaacaaatgtcccttcaataataagacagggtttttaaaccagcaaattccatatattttatttttttaagaacttgtagaatactggtacatgcaAAAAAGTTAAACCTGTTacatttgaacacctggagaattttgTTCTCATAATGAATActatgtgtaaataaaatgtcaaggaaaaaaaagtgcaaatgaccaataaaacccagagcagcgtTGAGTTTAACACTGTGAAGAACTTGTGTAAAACTGCTACAGGACTCCTCTAGTTTCTCGGTTGTtggtttgcgtctttttacgttgtgacgtcatctttgaaggtcttaaaagtaacgagcacatttttaaaatgtaaggagtagacagtacagatatttgtttaaaagagTAAGGgggaaaagtaaaaaatgctCGTTTAGAGCAGACTTTTGAAAGCTGCCGATCGGATGCGTACGTCTTCACGGAGACACGCGGTTTTCAAAAACATGCTGGTTAGTCTGttggttggtgtgtgtgtgtgtgtgtgtctgtttgtgtattacactgatgacatcaatgttgatgacatcattagtgttattaaaacaatgtttaacaggagttccacagtgtggatgggaaaatgaatgggatatatttatatatctatatattttcttttggttgctagaacatcaccaaaatttaatcagctgttccttgtcccattatcaacatttcctgaaaatttcatcagaATCCATTCATAACTTTCCAAGTTATTGTGTACAGACAGACAATGTcgtactgcattagcttagcattaagcatagaatagaacactgatgatgacatcactgttgatgacatcatcagttagaacattcttaaatgaaactctgatgacatcactgctgatgacatcatcagttagaacattcttaaatgaaactctgatgacatcactgctgatgacatcatcagttagaacattttaaatgccactctgatgacatcactgttgatgacatcatcagttagaacattcttAAATGAAACTGTGATGACATcactgctgatgacatcatcagttagaacattttaaatgcaactctgatgacatcactgttgatgacatcatcggcgttctaaaacaatgtttttaacaggagttccacagtgtggatgggaaaagtAATGGGATATATATGACTATGACTATATATAactgaatcagctgttccttgacccattatcaacatttcctgaaaatttcatcaaaatccgttcataacttttcaaggtATTGTGTGTAAGTTATTGTGTACACAACcagataaacaaacacacaaacacaaactgacCAACATATTTCCCAAAACCGTTTTCGTTTTCGAAAGTAATAAATACTCGAGTAAAGTACAGGTACCAGAAAAAACtccttaagtacagtaacaaagtatttgtactttgttgtcACCTCTGGTGATATTCAAAAATGTACTGAACTAGATGTATATTAGATATGAGATACTTATAAAATGTACTTCACAGAAGACTTTTTTCAAAGGGAAatactgtatttatctttttataaaaaaagaaaaaaaagaagtagaGATAGGGATacgtaaaaaaacatttacaggtCAGGAATTACACCCGTTCAGTCTAAACACCACAAGTAAGCATCATATTACCATGTAAGCAGCAGACCGTTAAAagacatcagtaataatattatCAATACATAGACGTCCACTGGTCATCCTGTAGGTGCTTAAAAAATGGCGTTCCACAGAGTTCACACGTTGGCCTCTGTGTCTTTCCAAACCTGTAAAAATGCTTTTCACTGCAGTCGACGTTTGTTTTTGAAACACCGTTCACCAAACCAGGAAACACAACTGCCATCTGTCCTTTGTGTGCTTTGATGATAGAAGCCGTTCACACATTGACTGCATGTGTGCTCTGGTGTTGGATTACACATGAACATAAGGAgagcacgcacaaacacacgagtgaaaacatacaaatgaaattacaaaaacCCTCGTCCAGACAAATAAATGACAGGATGGCTTCATCTCAATATGGAAGTGTTAAAGTGGAGACCAAATATAACACAATTATaaagttttttacattttattatcacTGTCAAACACAGATTTGAGTAGtgttgattattattataattatctgCTGACATGTTTGGACTGTCAACAGCCAGTCtacgtcagaggagttctgctgatcgcctttgatggatactttgaagtttcacttgacttccatgtaatagttccattGAGATTGATTTTGGACAgtagaaacatgtcaggagataaacatttcatgaaaaaccttgtgtgaataaacgaaacctcaacttaacatactattcaaaaagaagacaaaataaatctcgctggaactagtgttgattattttcatttatgtatttatttaggttGTATTTGAACAGATTACCAAACAATCTTTAAAATTATACAGTCTACGTCAGGACACAATAGGCAGGAGTGGTTCAAGCCCATAATATTGTTAACAGTGACCTCTGCTGAATAATTATTTGCATTACAGctcttatttatatatatatatatatatactgtatatagcacTTCTCTACAACGTCCCCTAACAGCCTCTGTCTACAACTTTTGCCCATTTACTCAGAATCGTTCGACACAGAAGAGGTGAGAGAACatgagtttgagctggagctgatacaacgattgaaaaaatgtCTTCTGCCTCGAACGatataaatgactacaaaaatggcgTCCgggtttttcatatatatatatatattaagtctttcaaatatatatataaaaacacacatatatatataaagtcgttcatatatttataaaaacaaaaacaaaaaaacaaaacaaaaggccATGTGTAtatagacatttttatttgacaCAAGTTTTCCAAGCAACAACCAAAACCTAAAATTGGAAAGAAtcaaaaatattgtaatattttcattttgtttattttattatatattgtgTAAAAATCCCCCCAAAACTAAAATGTACTTATCGTCCTAGGCTCTAACACCTGAATccatcatattttttaaattgcaaaaaataaataagttggtTACCTGCACCAAAAGCAGCCCATAGTATATAATTAATGAGCATTTAACAATCCCACATGTTCAAAGCATTTTGAGTTTTCAGTTGaagtttgtgtttctttgttcaGTATTTGTTGTTATGTAACAATGTCTCCGTATGCCATGATGACTTTATCTGTAACTGTGTCATTTCCACTTTCTGGTGTGCTTATGTTGATTATTATCATAAGTACTCAATCAGATACTCTGGATATATCTGATTAGGATCgaaaatgacaaatatttttGAATTAGTCATGTCATCCACAGAACTTTGataatcatttccatcatcaggtTTTATAAAATGCCTGTGTCCCAATGTGGATTTTCCAACAATCACTCGagccaaaaacatgactttggTGGAAAAGCCCCATGATGCACCTGGTAGCTTGCCTTCTCTGCTGTAGCGGTCTGCATATGATGCATATTCGGCAAAATATATCCCTGCAAGAGACACGTCTCTGTTATACTGATTTACAATTACCTGCAAATAAAGGGCTGTCACATCATTACCTTTTCCATATACGTTGCCATTTTTTCCAGCTAGTCGTAGATCAAAATTGTACTTGCAAATGCTGTCCATATTTTCTGTACTTGTCCCATGAAAAAGTCGTCTCTCTTCAATGTGTTTGACCTGATGAATCTTCATTAACTGTATCTTTTtcctttaatgtaaaaaaaatgggcagaagtgacatttttataataaatcaatgaaacaaAAGCCAAATTTAGAGACAGTTCTACCTGCAGTAAAACTCCCAGAGGTCCAGATTCTGTATTCTCTTGATGGATAAAATGTCATTGTTCAACAGCCTTTCGTTTTTCGTGAACTTTTCCACTGTCTGATACTCATCGCTTTGATTAGTCAATGGGATCAACtataaaacaaaaccaaactcagattataaatattatattatagcatatataataataaacaagaaacataacagaaacaaaagaacagtcaccacacgcacacacgcacacacgcacgcacgcacgcgcgcacacgcgcacacgcacacacacacacacacacacacacctgtagcTAACCTGCTATGTGCTAACCCTACATCAAAACCATTGGCCTATTTAAAgtctttatcttattttatcccttattttcttgttatttaaaataagtatttaagTCACTTCATTAGAAAAAATCCTGCTAACCAACATTTTCAATATGAATTTACAGGCTTTGGTGTAACTAAAAAATGCGATAAAACgattaagacacaaaataatgcgttttgttaggcatagatttttcaaaggttttaggccacatttgtaaaaacagtggggATCCCTTTAATGCTAACAATGCTAAGTACAGACtgtcagggcaaaattgttagttatgttaattaacatatttactcatagaccttattctttttaaggctttaagttgagacgattcatttctgctgtctcatgttttctgctctcttctcgaggtcagcttccaaaaacacttcttatccctcagacacagaggcatcacacactcacatagtcacacatacacacccaatacacatccattcatacacacaaacaccatacacgcacacacctccaacactcacgacaatcaggagataccagagaactggttgttttgacctaaagaagaaactgtctcttttcactctcttctttcacctcctctgtcctctttatttcctggggggaggagggagggggactgagggggaatatatgtgatgagttagaactgtgggccactcgatcatcggacgtccgcccggggcggtcactaattttgtccatctttgtactctataaaatcatcaatgcctcgcctggactccatcactcaaccagagcaataaatcatgtctccaaatgaggtcaaccgcaaatttgccgtgacaagaTATTTAGGCATTCCTAAAGTCGTTTCAAAGTTGTTTAGGTGCCTCAAAATAACTGTGTTACGCATgtggttagcattagtattTGTTAGCTTTTGGGAACCAATTGCTTGTAGCATACAGCTTTTTAATGCTAACACTGCTACGTATCAACATTTAAGCATTACTCAAGAAGTTTAACCAGTTAAATGCATGTGGTTAGCACGAGCAATCCAATATTACCACCCTTTAGGCAAGTGCTGTGTCACATTACATTTCAACAGCTTTCAGTGTTTAAATTATGTATGAATACGAT
This genomic window from Gouania willdenowi chromosome 6, fGouWil2.1, whole genome shotgun sequence contains:
- the LOC114465027 gene encoding protein mono-ADP-ribosyltransferase PARP11-like, with amino-acid sequence MDTSETQFYWYFLADCQRWHRFEDHPINPFRSEELEQLYLRNTCHLNIGSFIGIDFSAMKHTDFSTGKERSIKRSPVIIDKSCSCFTAAPVFWEELDPTRSYQLIPLTNQSDEYQTVEKFTKNERLLNNDILSIKRIQNLDLWEFYCRKKIQLMKIHQVKHIEERRLFHGTSTENMDSICKYNFDLRLAGKNGNVYGKGIYFAEYASYADRYSREGKLPGASWGFSTKVMFLARVIVGKSTLGHRHFIKPDDGNDYQSSVDDMTNSKIFVIFDPNQIYPEYLIEYL